The following are encoded in a window of Panicum virgatum strain AP13 chromosome 5N, P.virgatum_v5, whole genome shotgun sequence genomic DNA:
- the LOC120676708 gene encoding uncharacterized protein LOC120676708, with protein MPPSLRPAALLVAAVWLGSAACAADDGDITTLLPPGTASPFPFCPVRPAGASTGPFPWMTPPPPSAAMFPQDPGFLPSVARPVGSSAVAWLPLLAAVSAFLVFLR; from the coding sequence ATGCCGCCGTCCCTGCGGCCAGCAGCGCTGCTGGTCGCAGCCGTGTGGCTCGGGTcggccgcctgcgccgcggACGACGGCGACATCACGACGCTCTTGCCGCCGGGGACCGcgtcgccgttccccttctgccCGGTGCGGCCGGCCGGGGCCTCCACGGGGCCGTTCCCCTggatgacgccgccgccgccgtcggcggcgaTGTTCCCCCAGGATCCGGGGTTCCTCCCGTCGGTGGCGCGCCCTGTCGGCAGCAGCGCGGTGGCATGgctgccgctgctcgccgcggtCTCTGCTTTCTTGGTGTTTTTGCGGTGA
- the LOC120671898 gene encoding protein MOTHER of FT and TFL1 homolog 2-like has protein sequence MARFVDPLVVGRVIGEVVDLFVPSINMTVAYGSKDISNGCLLKPSAAAAPPLVRISGRRNDLYTLIMTDPDAPSPSDPTMREYLHWIVTNIPGGTDASKGEEEVDYMGPRPPVGIHRYVLVLFEQKTRARAEAPAERANFNTRAFAAAHELGLPTAVVYFNAQKEPANRRR, from the exons ATGGCCCGGTTCGTGGACCCGCTGGTGGTGGGGCGGGTGATCGGCGAGGTGGTGGACCTGTTCGTGCCCTCCATCAACATGACCGTCGCGTACGGGTCCAAGGACATCAGCAACGGCTGCCTCCTcaagccctccgccgccgccgcgccgccgctcgtccgCATCTCCGGCCGCCGCAACGACCTCTACACGCTG ATCATGACGGACCCGGATGCGCCGAGCCCCAGCGACCCCACCATGAGGGAGTATCTCCACTG GATAGTGACTAATATACCAGGGGGAACAGATGCATCAAAAG GGGAGGAGGAAGTGGACTACATGGGCCCGCGGCCGCCGGTGGGGATCCACCGCTACGTGCTGGTGCTGTTCGAGCAGaagacgcgcgcgcgcgcggaggcgccggcggagcGCGCCAACTTCAACACGCGCGCcttcgcggcggcgcacgagctcGGCCTCCCCACCGCCGTCGTCTACTTCAACGCCCAGAAGGAGCCCGCCAACCGCCGCCGCTAA
- the LOC120674544 gene encoding uncharacterized protein LOC120674544 yields the protein MPGCLPATAYSTEMQFMISLSEYAPANKYCTLAQAKTTQFSRAQEQSWCVVFVRARCSRARTSGAAGRHAEDSAPAQADRAAAFAHAGAPATSVLLIVAVVVAAAAAVVVSLCTGSKNARPRKQRRSSLAPAPQEQQDSGGGRSKPQLLVSLSGIGVKAAAVAKMVSWNRRSPPASGGWRSNDDDDVAAGEEEALWKKTIIMGGKCRPLESSGHVAYDSDGNPLQPPVKDAAAEA from the exons ATGCCGGGCTGCTTGCCTGCTACAGCCTACAGTACAGAGATGCAGTTCATGATTTCTCTGTCAGAGTATGCTC CGGCCAACAAATACTGCACGCTCGCACAGGCCAAAACCACACAGTTCAGTCGGGCACAAGAACAGAGCTGGTGTGTGGTGTTCGTGCGTGCTCGGtgctcgcgcgcgcgcacgagcgGAGCGGCCGGGCGCCATGCCGAGGACTCTGCTCCAGCCCAGGCCGATCGCGCAGCCGCGTTCGCCCACGCCGGAGCGCCGGCGACCTCCGTCCTCCtcatcgtcgccgtcgtcgttgccgcggcggccgcggtcgTCGTGTCCCTCTGCACCGGCAGCAAGAACGCCAGGCCACGGAAGCAGCGGCGGTCGTCCCTGGCGCCGGCCCCGCAGGAGCAGcaggacagcggcggcggcaggagcaaGCCGCAGCTGCTCGTCAGCCTCAGCGGCATCGGCGTCAAGGCGGCCGCGGTGGCCAAGATGGTCTCGTGGAaccggcgctcgccgccggcgtcgggcgggtggaggagcaacgacgacgacgacgtggccGCGGGGGAGGAAGAGGCCCTGTGgaagaagaccatcatcatGGGCGGAAAGTGCCGCCCGCTCGAGTCCTCCGGCCACGTCGCCTACGACTCCGACGGCAACCCACTGCAGCCACCGGTCaaggacgccgccgcggaggcttAG
- the LOC120674272 gene encoding cell division cycle protein 123 homolog yields the protein MLLEELLRCQIQEWYPAFRRHSIPTVIIPLPAAFLRYLAGQEAYPDPDAGSGADEEPLPFLLPAITSGRQPFAPIHAHHPDPDSLLNSELFFGSSTEDVYDPDADHPHRPEFPELEAAVDAAIAELGGAALPKLNWSAPKDATFMSADGTTRCTCFAEVAMLLRASDCVAHDLASARQSCEDFVRPEGARRNARKVSASAEEAATSNVNVIGGSSSTGEAPSDVEDQTNAVDCDAEDAQEEESNGDAWVDDGFQYYLALRKWYPGLRPESEFRCFVRDRKLVAVSQRDASAYYPSLPGWSSEVQPKIEVFFEEVIEPQFGSNNYTFDVYVTTDGRVKLIDFNPWGGYTLPLLFTWEELEEEGREHELEFRMVMQQGAVRPGLMTAVPYDMLDWGEGSGWDVLLKKADEELDRQMNSLDGAS from the coding sequence ATGCTTCTCGAGGAGCTGCTCCGCTGCCAGATCCAAGAGTGGTACCCGGCCTTCCGCCGCCACTCGATCCCCACCGTCATCATCCCGCTCCCCGCCGCCTTCCTCCGCTACCTCGCCGGCCAAGAGGCCTACCCCGACCCCGACGCCGGATCCGGCGCCGACGAGGAGCCGCTCCCGTTCCTCCTCCCCGCGATAACCTCCGGCCGCCAGCCCTTCGCGCCCATCCACGCCCACCACCCCGACCCGGACTCCCTCCTCAACTCGGAGCTCTTCTTCGGATCCAGCACCGAGGACGTCTACGACCCCGACGCCGACCACCCGCACCGGCCGGAGTTCCCGGAGCTGGAGGCGGCCGTCGACGCCGCCAtcgcggagctcggcggcgccgcgctccCCAAGCTCAACTGGAGCGCGCCCAAGGACGCCACCTTCATGTCCGCGGATGGCACGACCCGGTGCACGTGCTTCGCCGAGGTTGCCATGCTGCTCCGCGCCTCCGATTGTGTGGCCCACGACCTCGCCTCGGCGCGCCAATCGTGTGAGGATTTTGTGCGCCCGGAGGGTGCTCGACGGAATGCCCGGAAAGTTAGTGCTAGTGCCGAGGAAGCTGCTACATCAAATGTCAATGTGattggcggcagcagcagcactggTGAAGCTCCAAGTGATGTGGAGGACCAGACAAATGCTGTGGATTGTGATGCGGAAGATGCCCAGGAAGAAGAAAGTAATGGGGATGCTTGGGTGGACGATGGGTTCCAATACTATCTCGCCCTCCGCAAGTGGTACCCAGGCCTCCGTCCTGAGTCAGAGTTCAGATGCTTCGTACGGGACCGGAAGCTGGTTGCTGTGTCCCAGAGAGATGCATCAGCTTACTACCCATCACTGCCTGGATGGAGTTCTGAGGTGCAACCGAAGATTGAGGTTTTCTTTGAGGAAGTTATTGAGCCACAGTTTGGTTCAAACAATTATACATTTGATGTGTATGTGACAACTGATGGGCGAGTCAAGCTGATAGATTTCAATCCATGGGGTGGTTATACCTTGCCGCTGCTGTTTACTTGGGAGGAGCTTGAAGAGGAGGGAAGAGAGCATGAGCTGGAGTTTAGAATGGTCATGCAGCAGGGTGCAGTGAGGCCAGGATTGATGACAGCAGTGCCATATGATATGCTGGATTGGGGGGAGGGGAGTGGCTGGGATGTTTTGCTGAAGAAGGCTGATGAAGAGCTCGACAGACAGATGAACTCACTAGATGGTGCTTCATAA
- the LOC120675964 gene encoding extensin-like codes for MARACEVTLALAVLLLAAGAAAADDDDKCGNPCGNPCGVPCIYTSPPPPVYYPPPPEHYPPPPPPEYYPPPPTPEYYPPPTPAKPGCPPPPEGGGGYEPTPDTPGGGGYNPTPGGGGYNPTPYPYTPGGGGYNPTPSYNTPPGTLYPQDPGFRPNGAPGRAAAWRAAVAFAASAAAAGALLAL; via the coding sequence ATGGCGCGGGCGTGCGAGGTGACGCTGGCGCTGGCggtgctgctgctcgccgccggcgcggcggcggccgacgacgacgacaagtgCGGGAACCCGTGCGGCAACCCCTGCGGCGTGCCGTGCATCTAcaccagcccgccgccgccggtgtactacccgccgccgccggagcactaccccccgccgccgccgccggagtactacccgccgccgccgaccccggaGTACtacccgccgccgaccccggcGAAGCcgggctgcccgccgccgccggagggggGAGGCGGGTACGAGCCCACGCCCGacacgcccggcggcggcgggtacaACCccacgcccggcggcggcgggtacaACCCGACGCCGTACCCGTacacccccggcggcggcgggtacaACCCGACACCGTCCTACAACACCCCGCCGGGGACGCTCTACCCGCAGGACCCAGGGTTCCGGCCCAACGGcgcgcccggccgcgccgccgcgtggcgcgcggcggtggccttcgcggcctcggcggcggcggccggagccctGCTGGCCTTGTGA
- the LOC120674545 gene encoding transcription factor RHD6-like, protein MAQASKRSAMQQPQLRPVMYGDEPSSMSLELFGYHGGVVVDGDEGEGGSAAAALSLQLAFDDDSFKHGAASAGGDYYSSWAGYGGSGASSSSSSSVLSFEQAGSGGHHHHLGDDGCALWMDVAAAGMVEHPPPHQHGSACRFGLVSPGSSADDDAGGLHIQGLGSDQPPAKATNKRARPDGEVQAAAAAKKQCGGGRKSKAKAAPAPTKDPQSVAAKVRRERIAEKLKVLQDLVPNGTKVDLVTMLEKAITYVKFLQLQVKVLAADEFWPAQGGKAPDLSQVKDALDAILSSQQYPHK, encoded by the exons ATGGCTCAGGCAAGCAAGCGGAGTGCGATGCAGCAGCCGCAGCTCCGGCCGGTGATGTACGGCGACGAGCCTTCCTCCATGTCCCTCGAGCTCTTCGGCTAccacggcggcgtcgtcgtggacggcgacgagggcgagggcggctctgccgcggcggcgctctcgcTGCAGCTCGCCTTCGACGACGACAGCTTCAAGCACGGCGCCgcctcggccggcggcgactACTACAGCAGCTGGGCCGGGTACGGCGGCTCGGgcgccagctccagctccagctcgtcGGTGCTCAGCTTCGAgcaggccggcagcggcgggcaccaccaccacctgggCGATGATGGGTGCGCGCTGTGGATGGATGTGGCCGCCGCGGGCATGGTCGAGCATCCGCCGCCGCATCAGCACGGATCCGCCTGCAGGTTCGGGCTCGTGAGCCCAGGCAGCTCGGCTGATGATGATGCCGGTGGCCTGCACATCCAGGGACTGGGCTCCGACCAGCCGCCGGCCAAGGCCACGAACAAGCGCGCAAGACCG GATGGTGAAGTGCAAGCAGCTGCCGCGGCGAAGAagcagtgcggcggcggcaggaagaGCAAGGCCAAGGCTGCTCCTGCTCCTACCAAGGACCCTCAAAGCGTAGCTGCAAAG GTTCGAAGAGAGAGGATTGCTGAGAAGCTCAAAGTCCTGCAAGATCTCGTGCCTAATGGCACCAAG GTGGATTTGGTCACCATGCTTGAGAAGGCAATCACCTATGTCAAGTTCCTCCAGCTGCAAGTAAAG GTGTTGGCTGCCGATGAGTTCTGGCctgcacaaggagggaaggcaCCGGATCTCTCTCAAGTGAAGGACGCCTTGGACGCCATCCTGTCGTCCCAGCAGTACCCTCACAAATGA